A genome region from Opitutaceae bacterium includes the following:
- the xseB gene encoding exodeoxyribonuclease VII small subunit: protein MEGGDVPLADLLSRFEEGSRLLKTCEDHLKDAELKIELLKKRRDGVSACVPFEDESTGTPNDA from the coding sequence ATGGAGGGCGGCGACGTCCCGCTGGCGGACCTTCTTTCGCGCTTTGAGGAGGGAAGCAGACTTTTGAAAACCTGCGAAGATCACCTCAAGGATGCCGAGCTGAAGATCGAGTTGTTGAAAAAGCGAAGGGATGGAGTGTCGGCCTGTGTGCCATTTGAGGACGAATCCACGGGCACCCCAAATGACGCTTAA
- a CDS encoding immunoglobulin domain-containing protein — MNLRSPWVRILAIVVAIVGAWTITKHWSEVRTNPISPATLGDRDADRHSDGADLRNVTSSSKPGVLNAPTQAIDSPRSAVVSKRFPHGQVRDERLESLGPGRERWSQWIQTDGPFPNVRADLVYETKGGVVSLVEETYYLADSVIVERPSGVSLEQFAQRLNALGLKPAAQYAFSPAVRVMVPEPLHLDSVPEALLRVATGEPGWKALPDHVAFSDARPSDYDPRMLWGLERVAAPSAWEVTTGSNNVIVAIIDSGITLNHPDLAANIWQNPAESGNGLDDDANGLVDDLHGWDFANNDNDPTDQDSHGTHVAGIIGAVGNNAIGVTGVAQRVKIIGLRAGNNTLSTSAIIQALDYLTNLKLRGVPIVVVNNSYTSSFPNTMQRESIVRARDADILFVAAAGNDGRDIDNTGLLYPVGFGLSNIIGVASTSLSDTLSDFSNWGLSSVHLGAPGTGILSTVLNNLYGVKEGTSMAAPMVAGAAALLRSAEPSLGATQLKARLISSAKALPGLANRVVSGGRLDLQALINPGVSLPVITAPQPTAELYAVESPSQSVMLAARGAGVHNGEEQGEIPVVWTKVSGPGNVAFSTLTNNRVAALFSQAGLYRVAATATSGGMEARLYRNILVGASSSVSSTQLMAQWRFDEASGAPQDSSGQGRHGTMLDGPTRDSGPNGDSALRFNGTVSTMKFAAPGPNQVTLAGWVRMDGRGNSIFPRLIHFPAYYLFAGMDTSPNADPNIGTVKFLANWSGTDGVWYSPRNLVAEGAWYHMAATYDGTKGARELPRLYLNGKELDVAAQAGAEGVIDLATGDGFLGNNEERTRALQGRLADVRIYGRQLGGEEIAVLAKAGTVESLRKWEIYVKSASATQSVVGLRMADGRLPSSSLSAVWQQISGPGSPSIVSSNGTEATLEFTQAGSHAVTVDLFENGAMAHREISIILPGSVANPVAPGFARPPANRIAAVGASITLDSEATGTPPLSFQWFHDGVPVNGQILSQLTLTSLKLADSGNYTVRVTNVAGSATSAPSQVTVLAPPSIVTHPANKLVAAGSTVELSVVANGSPPLTFQWFKDGVPLVGSTASTLVLANITIAQDGKYTVAVSNVVGSATSNEADVEVLQAPSIVSQSTSQTVLAGRTITLDVQVTGSVPYSFAWYKDGVLLPNETQPSLRFTIIRIEDSGTYTFKVSNAVGSATTTPIVLRVVSAPVITRQPATVAVLAGGRATFTVEATGTQPFTYQWQKDYGNIPGATTSQWVIPAVGQQDVGTYTVVITNEVGSVRSQEAYLAIVPAPRVTLQPQSVTVAQGSPATLEVTSPDEPSTLSYRWWRNGELVTGANSAKLDLPAVQPGQVGIYQVELTNGGGSTFSLPAIVAMTISAKTAGAVSTRPEWQNIVHPNGNIYDQHVMSGDVGSITADAGQISRISFVDPQGDIVQVEMSGQGTLTLALANASGPAEAAMYNQPGVTYMKGQATLVLANSNEMTYVAAFSVGSATNPAVIKQGVTYEGWATLRALAVRSGDNRIGGIRFGNGRFESTTGVTGLWAPGVASPTVFLSDIAAFSAALPVLAVSNTTEVGITGGGLFQPNQKPVLAEGISGLRLRAGMSSSGQIAGPSLLLGRIFRDGVDVTNTIVLPTQ; from the coding sequence GTGAATCTTCGCTCTCCCTGGGTCCGGATCCTTGCAATTGTGGTGGCGATCGTTGGCGCGTGGACGATCACGAAGCACTGGAGTGAGGTTCGAACCAATCCCATTTCCCCGGCAACGTTGGGCGATCGAGATGCGGATCGCCACTCAGATGGGGCTGATCTGCGGAATGTGACAAGCTCGTCGAAGCCTGGAGTGCTGAATGCACCGACGCAGGCGATTGATTCGCCACGATCGGCCGTCGTCAGCAAACGCTTTCCGCACGGTCAGGTGCGCGACGAGCGACTGGAAAGCCTTGGACCAGGACGTGAACGTTGGAGTCAGTGGATCCAGACTGACGGGCCTTTCCCAAATGTGCGGGCGGATCTGGTCTATGAAACGAAGGGCGGTGTCGTTTCCCTGGTAGAGGAGACCTATTACCTTGCGGACAGTGTGATTGTTGAACGCCCTTCCGGGGTTTCGCTGGAGCAGTTTGCCCAGAGACTGAATGCCTTGGGGCTCAAACCGGCCGCCCAGTATGCATTCTCCCCGGCGGTTCGAGTCATGGTTCCGGAACCGCTGCATCTCGATTCGGTTCCGGAGGCTCTTCTCCGCGTTGCCACAGGGGAACCCGGCTGGAAGGCGCTTCCTGACCACGTCGCATTCTCCGATGCAAGACCCAGCGACTATGATCCGCGGATGCTCTGGGGACTCGAAAGGGTGGCAGCTCCATCGGCCTGGGAGGTAACGACCGGATCAAACAATGTGATAGTGGCGATCATTGATTCAGGGATTACTTTGAATCATCCTGATCTGGCGGCGAACATCTGGCAGAACCCTGCTGAATCGGGAAATGGACTGGATGATGATGCCAACGGACTTGTCGACGATCTCCATGGATGGGATTTTGCCAACAACGACAACGACCCGACCGATCAGGACAGCCATGGCACTCACGTGGCGGGAATCATCGGTGCAGTTGGAAACAATGCGATCGGAGTCACTGGCGTGGCGCAGAGGGTCAAGATCATCGGACTGAGGGCGGGAAACAACACGCTGTCGACTTCAGCGATCATCCAGGCGCTCGACTACCTGACCAACCTGAAGCTGAGGGGCGTGCCGATCGTGGTCGTCAACAATTCCTACACGTCGTCATTTCCAAACACGATGCAACGCGAGTCGATTGTCCGGGCTCGCGATGCAGACATACTGTTTGTGGCGGCGGCGGGGAACGATGGCCGGGACATAGACAACACGGGTCTGCTGTATCCGGTCGGCTTCGGACTCTCGAACATCATCGGTGTGGCGTCGACGAGCCTGAGCGACACCCTGTCCGACTTTTCAAACTGGGGGCTGAGCAGCGTGCATCTTGGCGCACCCGGCACCGGAATACTATCCACTGTCCTGAACAATCTTTACGGTGTGAAGGAAGGCACGTCGATGGCGGCACCCATGGTGGCCGGAGCGGCTGCGCTATTGCGGTCGGCTGAACCGTCTCTGGGTGCGACACAACTCAAGGCGCGGTTGATATCCTCTGCAAAGGCGCTGCCGGGCCTCGCAAATCGGGTTGTCAGTGGAGGACGGCTGGATCTGCAGGCGTTGATCAACCCAGGTGTGAGCCTTCCGGTCATCACAGCGCCGCAGCCGACCGCCGAGTTGTATGCTGTTGAGTCGCCTTCGCAAAGCGTCATGCTTGCCGCCCGCGGAGCCGGCGTTCACAATGGGGAGGAACAGGGGGAGATTCCCGTGGTGTGGACCAAGGTGTCCGGTCCGGGAAATGTCGCGTTTTCAACGCTGACGAACAACCGCGTCGCCGCGTTGTTTTCCCAGGCTGGTCTTTATCGGGTCGCAGCGACAGCCACCTCAGGGGGGATGGAGGCCAGACTTTACCGGAACATCCTCGTGGGAGCCTCGAGCAGCGTGAGTTCGACGCAACTGATGGCGCAATGGAGATTTGATGAAGCTTCGGGAGCTCCGCAGGACAGCTCCGGACAGGGTCGGCATGGCACGATGCTGGATGGGCCAACCCGGGATTCCGGCCCAAATGGAGATAGTGCTCTACGTTTCAACGGGACCGTCTCCACCATGAAGTTTGCCGCTCCCGGACCGAATCAGGTGACTCTGGCGGGTTGGGTGAGGATGGACGGACGGGGCAATAGCATTTTCCCACGACTGATTCATTTTCCTGCCTATTATCTCTTTGCCGGAATGGACACTTCTCCGAATGCGGACCCCAACATTGGGACGGTCAAGTTTCTCGCAAACTGGTCCGGCACCGATGGCGTCTGGTATTCCCCCAGAAACCTCGTCGCCGAGGGAGCTTGGTACCACATGGCTGCCACGTATGACGGAACCAAGGGTGCGCGGGAACTGCCGCGCCTTTACTTGAACGGAAAGGAACTGGATGTGGCCGCCCAAGCCGGAGCGGAAGGCGTGATCGATCTGGCAACCGGCGATGGCTTCCTTGGAAACAATGAAGAGAGAACCCGTGCATTGCAGGGACGCCTTGCCGACGTCCGAATTTACGGACGGCAGTTGGGAGGCGAGGAAATTGCGGTTCTGGCAAAGGCAGGCACGGTGGAATCGCTCAGGAAATGGGAAATCTACGTCAAGTCAGCTTCGGCGACACAGTCCGTGGTCGGCCTCCGCATGGCTGATGGACGCCTTCCCTCGTCCAGCCTCAGTGCCGTCTGGCAGCAGATATCCGGGCCTGGATCCCCAAGCATTGTCAGTTCAAATGGAACTGAGGCCACGCTCGAATTCACTCAGGCAGGTTCGCATGCGGTAACGGTTGATTTGTTTGAAAATGGAGCGATGGCGCATCGTGAAATCTCGATCATTCTGCCGGGCTCGGTGGCGAATCCCGTGGCGCCTGGATTTGCCCGGCCCCCGGCCAATCGGATTGCGGCAGTCGGTGCGTCGATCACGCTCGATTCAGAGGCGACAGGAACTCCGCCACTATCCTTCCAGTGGTTTCATGATGGAGTGCCTGTCAATGGGCAGATTCTATCCCAGCTGACTTTGACATCCCTCAAGCTGGCCGACTCGGGAAACTACACTGTCCGGGTAACGAATGTCGCTGGCTCAGCAACCAGCGCGCCTTCCCAGGTTACGGTGCTTGCACCGCCGTCGATTGTCACGCATCCGGCAAACAAGCTGGTTGCCGCCGGCAGCACAGTCGAACTGTCGGTAGTTGCAAACGGAAGCCCGCCGTTGACCTTTCAATGGTTCAAGGATGGCGTACCCTTGGTTGGATCCACGGCATCGACGCTGGTTCTTGCGAACATAACGATCGCGCAGGACGGCAAGTATACCGTGGCGGTGTCCAATGTCGTCGGGAGCGCAACAAGCAATGAGGCGGATGTGGAGGTGTTGCAGGCGCCGTCAATCGTTTCGCAGTCCACGTCCCAGACCGTCCTCGCTGGCAGGACCATCACGCTTGATGTGCAGGTCACGGGTTCGGTGCCCTATTCCTTTGCCTGGTACAAGGACGGTGTGCTGCTGCCCAACGAGACGCAGCCGAGTCTCCGGTTTACAATCATCAGGATTGAGGACTCGGGAACCTACACTTTCAAGGTGAGCAATGCCGTTGGTTCGGCGACGACGACGCCAATTGTCCTGCGTGTTGTCTCTGCGCCGGTCATCACGCGTCAGCCCGCCACTGTGGCCGTGCTCGCTGGTGGCCGGGCGACATTCACGGTCGAGGCAACCGGTACGCAGCCATTCACCTATCAATGGCAGAAGGACTATGGAAACATTCCTGGTGCGACGACATCGCAATGGGTGATTCCTGCCGTAGGGCAGCAGGATGTCGGCACTTATACCGTCGTGATCACAAACGAAGTTGGAAGCGTCAGAAGCCAGGAGGCCTATCTGGCAATCGTGCCGGCGCCGAGGGTTACGCTCCAGCCTCAGAGCGTGACGGTGGCCCAGGGAAGTCCTGCGACACTCGAAGTCACCAGTCCGGATGAGCCGTCGACGCTTTCGTATCGCTGGTGGCGCAATGGCGAGCTCGTGACGGGCGCCAACTCCGCCAAACTGGATCTTCCGGCAGTGCAACCCGGCCAGGTGGGCATTTACCAGGTCGAATTGACGAATGGAGGTGGCTCGACCTTCAGCCTCCCCGCAATTGTCGCAATGACAATTTCCGCCAAGACGGCCGGTGCCGTATCCACGCGCCCTGAATGGCAGAACATCGTGCATCCCAACGGCAACATCTATGATCAACATGTGATGAGTGGAGATGTCGGCTCGATAACGGCTGATGCAGGGCAGATATCACGAATTTCCTTTGTCGATCCCCAGGGAGACATCGTCCAGGTCGAGATGTCCGGGCAGGGGACACTCACTCTGGCGCTCGCCAATGCATCGGGACCTGCTGAAGCCGCCATGTACAACCAACCCGGTGTCACTTACATGAAGGGCCAGGCAACGCTTGTTCTCGCGAATTCCAACGAGATGACCTACGTCGCGGCATTTTCAGTGGGATCCGCAACGAATCCCGCGGTCATCAAGCAAGGTGTGACCTATGAGGGTTGGGCGACGCTTCGCGCACTGGCCGTGCGTTCAGGGGACAATCGCATCGGTGGCATCCGATTTGGAAACGGCCGGTTCGAGTCTACGACGGGAGTCACCGGGCTCTGGGCGCCAGGGGTGGCGTCGCCGACGGTTTTCCTGAGTGACATCGCGGCCTTCTCGGCAGCGTTGCCGGTCCTTGCGGTTTCGAACACCACCGAAGTAGGCATCACTGGCGGCGGACTGTTTCAGCCGAACCAGAAGCCGGTTCTCGCTGAGGGAATCAGCGGGCTGCGGCTCCGTGCGGGCATGTCTTCGAGTGGTCAGATTGCAGGACCAAGCCTGCTTCTGGGCAGGATATTTCGCGATGGAGTCGATGTGACAAACACCATTGTCCTGCCCACCCAGTAG
- a CDS encoding DEAD/DEAH box helicase translates to MIRILLPPNIESAAARDAIPTRIELDLQNPPKAEFLPALAALQRFGARPGPLLFLQLNRAQLGELTRLLRGMPVFFKQTAPSIPLAWIGHILRGVSELLDSGQNTVAQASPPKTKPPAFGSRENPRIPNASTTDSHASAATVDGSEHFLAFTLPSRDHASHAAVLELLKTSGFTLEPSNRKWWLRDRFRVLNFLAAHGTTLRNDFRVQFTENFSRNTAHLHATEIVTDTTEGRDGFSVTLGLRAGMVADSSLQSALASNRGYVEADGKIYLLDPALLKRLSDAQRALSGEAGPHAPVSRRVLRLGHAHLAEAQGILEELAPGFSPPSTWRLRSEALRNLSLLQPVQLREPLDSLLRPYQRLGVAWLTHLRRHQLAGILADEMGLGKTLQALATLSSAVEEARTGGSKAGTSLVVCPASLLENWRRECLRFVPHLAVHLHHGATRLADAGQLRGFDVILTSYGTLVRDREVLSAIEFAYIVADEAQHVKNRRSQNAQALRALKSRGRCVLTGTPLENSLDDLRSLFEFLMPGFLKPIPPGTRGDERAWHDERLRSQTAPYILRRTKRAVAGELPEKIEQVVWCELSPEQAAIYGQVRERTERDLQALEAGGASEQALRMAAFTQLLRLRQVCCDPRLLGGKSSPNEGEGDSAATSAKLGAFRELLAEALDDGHRLLVFSQFTTLLALLRQELDAQGIPHAYLDGSMTPQARQKEVDRFQEASDIPVFLLSLKAGGTGLNLTAADTVVHFDPWWNPAVEAQATDRAHRIGQHRVVTSYKLICSGTVEEKVLALQDEKRALLAGVFEASDAASSRLSLADLRELVRA, encoded by the coding sequence ATGATTCGCATCCTGCTACCGCCGAACATCGAGTCTGCCGCGGCACGGGATGCCATCCCGACAAGGATCGAGCTTGATCTTCAGAATCCTCCGAAGGCCGAATTTCTTCCCGCCTTGGCGGCATTGCAACGCTTCGGGGCCCGGCCCGGCCCTCTTCTCTTCCTCCAGCTGAACCGGGCTCAGCTCGGCGAACTCACACGACTTCTCCGGGGAATGCCCGTATTTTTCAAGCAGACGGCGCCTTCCATCCCTCTCGCGTGGATCGGTCACATCCTTCGCGGAGTCAGCGAGCTTCTCGATTCCGGCCAGAATACCGTCGCACAGGCGTCTCCTCCGAAGACGAAGCCCCCCGCCTTCGGTTCCAGGGAAAACCCGCGCATTCCCAATGCCTCCACAACCGATTCGCACGCATCAGCCGCGACGGTGGATGGTTCGGAGCACTTCCTGGCGTTCACGCTTCCGTCAAGGGATCACGCCTCCCATGCAGCCGTCCTCGAGCTCCTCAAGACTTCAGGATTCACCCTGGAACCCTCGAACCGCAAATGGTGGCTGCGCGATCGATTCCGTGTTCTCAATTTTCTGGCGGCTCACGGAACCACCCTTCGCAACGATTTCCGCGTCCAATTCACCGAAAATTTTTCAAGGAACACCGCGCACCTGCATGCGACCGAAATTGTGACGGACACCACTGAGGGTCGCGACGGATTCTCGGTCACGCTGGGCCTGCGTGCGGGCATGGTCGCGGATTCCTCCCTCCAATCCGCCCTCGCCTCGAATCGCGGCTACGTCGAGGCCGATGGAAAGATCTATCTGCTGGACCCCGCATTGTTGAAGAGACTTTCGGACGCGCAGCGCGCACTTTCTGGGGAGGCCGGTCCACATGCGCCAGTCTCCCGGCGGGTGCTGCGCCTCGGGCATGCGCACCTGGCGGAAGCCCAGGGCATTCTCGAGGAACTCGCGCCCGGATTCAGTCCGCCGTCCACGTGGAGGCTGCGCAGCGAAGCGCTGCGCAACCTCAGCCTGCTTCAACCTGTTCAACTGCGGGAACCGCTCGACAGCCTGCTCCGTCCCTATCAGCGCCTCGGTGTCGCCTGGCTGACTCATCTGCGGCGGCACCAGCTCGCCGGAATTCTTGCGGACGAGATGGGCCTCGGAAAAACTCTCCAGGCACTCGCGACGCTTTCCTCAGCGGTGGAGGAAGCCAGGACCGGGGGATCGAAGGCCGGCACCAGCCTGGTCGTGTGCCCGGCGTCACTCCTGGAGAACTGGCGCCGCGAATGCCTCCGCTTCGTTCCCCACCTCGCCGTGCACCTGCATCACGGTGCGACCCGCCTGGCCGATGCCGGACAACTGCGCGGCTTCGACGTAATCCTCACCTCATACGGCACCCTGGTGCGCGACCGCGAAGTCCTTTCCGCAATCGAGTTTGCCTACATCGTGGCCGATGAGGCGCAGCATGTGAAGAACCGCCGCTCGCAGAACGCCCAGGCCCTGCGCGCGCTGAAAAGTCGCGGACGCTGCGTGCTGACCGGCACACCCCTGGAGAACTCCCTCGACGATCTGAGATCGCTCTTCGAATTCCTCATGCCCGGATTTCTCAAGCCGATTCCCCCAGGCACCCGCGGCGACGAACGCGCCTGGCATGATGAGCGACTCCGCTCGCAGACGGCCCCGTACATCCTTCGGCGCACAAAACGCGCGGTGGCGGGCGAACTGCCCGAGAAGATTGAACAGGTCGTCTGGTGCGAGCTCTCACCGGAACAGGCCGCGATCTACGGCCAGGTGCGGGAACGGACGGAACGCGACCTGCAGGCCCTCGAGGCCGGCGGCGCCTCCGAGCAGGCACTTCGCATGGCCGCGTTCACCCAGCTTCTCCGGCTTCGCCAGGTCTGCTGTGATCCACGTCTCCTGGGAGGGAAATCCTCGCCCAACGAAGGCGAGGGGGATTCCGCCGCCACGTCCGCCAAACTCGGCGCCTTCCGCGAACTGCTGGCCGAGGCCTTGGATGACGGCCACCGGCTGCTCGTCTTCTCGCAGTTCACCACTCTGCTCGCCCTCCTCAGGCAGGAACTGGACGCCCAAGGCATCCCCCATGCCTATCTGGATGGATCCATGACTCCGCAGGCGCGCCAGAAAGAGGTCGACCGCTTTCAGGAGGCGTCGGACATTCCCGTCTTCCTGCTCTCCCTCAAGGCCGGCGGCACGGGACTCAATCTGACCGCGGCCGACACCGTTGTTCATTTCGACCCTTGGTGGAATCCCGCCGTCGAGGCGCAGGCAACCGACCGGGCCCACCGCATCGGACAGCACCGCGTGGTCACGAGCTACAAGCTGATCTGCTCGGGCACCGTGGAGGAAAAGGTGCTCGCCCTGCAGGATGAGAAACGGGCCCTGCTTGCCGGGGTCTTTGAGGCCAGCGACGCAGCATCTTCCAGGCTTTCCCTCGCGGATCTGCGCGAGCTTGTGCGCGCCTAG
- a CDS encoding 1-deoxy-D-xylulose-5-phosphate synthase — MNPSPADSPASSSPLLPGIHGPSDVKSLALTQLSQLAAEIREEIISVTAQNGGHVGPNLGVVELTLALHRVFDSPNDPFVFDVAHQGYIHKLLTGRGGEFFRKLRHSGGASGFLTRSESPHDAFGAGHAGTALSAALGMASARDLRGTNEHVVAICGDAAFTCGVTLEALNNVVSSTRRLIVILNDNEWSIAKNVGAISRYLNRLSTNPTYNRIHQDLEKFFTSLPRGAEMNRLYMKWKRETKDFFVESSLFEKFGLRYLGPIDGHNLDELIKNLEFAKQLESPVILHVLTKKGQGLNAAIAHPERFHGLGAFDRLTGESRKSAPNAPLNYQDVFGQALVQMARTDRRIVGITGAMPSGTGLAHLARECPRQFFDVGIAEEHAVTFAAGLSTRGIRPVVAIYSTFLQRAYDQIIHDVALQNLPVVFCMDRAGLSPNDGPTHHGLFDIAYLRCVPNVTVMQPRDEDELVDMLHTSLTLDGPAFIRYPRGAGCGVSIKETPAALPVGHAELLREGSNIMIWALGNQVQDALELADRLARDEGLSVGVVNARFVKPLDRTLLLSHAACIPLLVTMEDHVLSGGFGSAVLEVLQEAECTTAVERIGWPDRFIDHGSTVAALREANGLSPEAIFQRVRARWRNRDSASVEASTL; from the coding sequence ATGAATCCATCGCCCGCCGATTCTCCGGCATCTTCATCACCCCTGCTTCCTGGCATCCACGGCCCGTCTGATGTCAAGAGCCTCGCACTGACGCAGCTCTCCCAGCTTGCCGCGGAAATCAGGGAGGAAATCATTTCCGTGACGGCGCAAAACGGAGGGCATGTCGGTCCCAATCTCGGAGTCGTCGAGCTGACGCTGGCTCTGCACCGCGTCTTCGACTCGCCAAACGATCCGTTCGTATTCGATGTCGCGCACCAGGGGTACATCCACAAGCTTCTGACAGGGCGCGGCGGTGAGTTCTTCCGCAAATTGCGTCACTCGGGCGGCGCAAGCGGCTTTCTCACCAGAAGCGAGAGCCCGCACGACGCGTTCGGTGCAGGGCACGCGGGGACGGCATTGAGCGCCGCGCTTGGTATGGCCAGCGCCCGGGATCTCCGGGGGACCAATGAACACGTGGTCGCAATCTGCGGCGACGCCGCTTTCACCTGCGGGGTCACTCTTGAGGCTCTCAACAATGTCGTCTCCTCGACACGCCGGCTGATTGTCATCCTCAACGACAACGAATGGTCGATAGCGAAGAACGTTGGCGCCATCTCAAGGTACCTGAACCGACTCTCAACAAACCCAACCTACAACCGCATTCATCAGGATCTGGAGAAATTCTTCACGTCCCTTCCACGCGGAGCGGAAATGAACCGGCTCTACATGAAATGGAAGCGTGAAACGAAGGACTTCTTCGTCGAGTCATCGCTCTTTGAAAAATTCGGTCTCCGCTACCTGGGACCGATTGACGGACACAACCTGGACGAGTTGATCAAGAACCTTGAGTTTGCAAAACAGCTCGAAAGTCCGGTCATTCTCCACGTTCTCACCAAGAAGGGCCAGGGATTGAATGCGGCGATCGCACATCCGGAACGGTTCCACGGCCTTGGCGCCTTCGACCGTCTCACCGGAGAAAGCAGAAAGTCAGCGCCCAACGCCCCACTCAACTATCAGGATGTCTTTGGACAGGCTCTCGTCCAAATGGCCAGGACGGATCGTCGGATTGTGGGGATAACCGGAGCGATGCCGAGCGGCACGGGACTTGCGCATCTTGCCAGGGAATGCCCGCGCCAGTTCTTCGACGTGGGGATCGCCGAGGAACACGCGGTCACATTCGCGGCCGGACTTTCCACACGCGGCATACGTCCGGTAGTCGCGATCTATTCGACCTTTCTTCAACGCGCCTACGACCAGATCATACACGATGTCGCCCTGCAGAATCTTCCCGTTGTATTCTGCATGGACAGGGCCGGGCTCTCACCGAATGACGGGCCGACGCATCACGGCCTGTTCGATATCGCCTACCTGCGGTGTGTGCCGAACGTCACGGTCATGCAACCCAGGGACGAGGACGAACTCGTCGACATGCTCCACACCAGCCTCACACTGGATGGTCCGGCTTTCATCCGCTATCCCCGCGGCGCTGGTTGCGGTGTGAGCATCAAGGAGACCCCGGCCGCACTGCCTGTCGGGCATGCCGAACTCCTTCGCGAAGGCTCGAACATCATGATCTGGGCATTGGGCAACCAAGTCCAGGATGCCCTGGAACTGGCGGATCGCCTCGCGCGCGATGAGGGATTGAGTGTGGGTGTCGTCAACGCCCGTTTCGTGAAACCGCTCGACCGCACCCTGCTCCTGAGCCACGCCGCCTGCATACCACTGCTCGTTACCATGGAGGACCACGTCCTTTCAGGCGGCTTCGGCAGCGCCGTGCTTGAAGTGCTCCAGGAAGCCGAATGCACCACTGCTGTCGAGCGCATAGGCTGGCCGGATCGCTTCATCGATCACGGCAGCACGGTCGCCGCCCTTCGCGAGGCGAATGGTCTGTCGCCCGAAGCCATTTTCCAGCGCGTGCGCGCACGCTGGCGAAACCGTGACTCCGCCTCTGTTGAGGCGTCGACTCTCTGA
- the hisF gene encoding imidazole glycerol phosphate synthase subunit HisF, with the protein MLRRRVIPCLDVTAGRVVKGVKFQELRDAGDPVQAARAYDAQGADELVFLDITASSDERRIMHDVVAATAEQCFMPLTVGGGLRNVADIETMLRAGADKVSLNTAAIKNPRLVQEAADRFGAQCIVVAIDARREPNGAFWRVHTHGGRNSTDLNAVQWAKQVVELGAGEILLTSMDADGTMAGYDCTLTRAVSDAVSVPVIASGGAGELAHFAEALTKGGASAVLAASLFHFGTFTIPQVKGFLHAAGIPVRL; encoded by the coding sequence ATGCTGCGACGGCGAGTCATTCCCTGCCTGGATGTCACCGCCGGGCGTGTCGTCAAGGGCGTGAAGTTCCAGGAACTCCGCGACGCCGGTGATCCAGTCCAGGCCGCCCGTGCCTATGACGCCCAGGGTGCTGATGAACTGGTGTTCCTTGACATCACCGCATCCAGTGATGAAAGGCGCATCATGCACGATGTGGTCGCGGCAACCGCCGAGCAGTGCTTCATGCCACTCACTGTCGGTGGAGGGCTGCGCAACGTTGCCGACATCGAAACCATGCTCCGCGCCGGCGCGGACAAGGTTTCCCTCAACACGGCGGCTATAAAGAACCCAAGGCTTGTTCAAGAGGCTGCGGATCGCTTTGGCGCGCAGTGCATCGTTGTAGCCATCGATGCCAGGCGGGAACCCAACGGCGCTTTCTGGCGCGTCCACACCCACGGAGGAAGAAACTCGACTGACCTGAACGCCGTTCAATGGGCCAAACAGGTTGTCGAGCTCGGAGCAGGCGAAATTCTACTGACAAGCATGGACGCCGATGGAACCATGGCTGGTTATGATTGCACTCTCACGCGCGCAGTGAGCGACGCTGTTTCCGTGCCCGTCATTGCCAGCGGAGGAGCAGGCGAGCTGGCTCATTTTGCCGAGGCGCTGACTAAAGGAGGAGCCAGCGCCGTGCTGGCCGCCAGCCTGTTTCATTTCGGCACATTCACCATACCGCAAGTGAAGGGCTTCCTTCATGCGGCTGGAATACCCGTCCGCCTTTAG